One segment of Setaria viridis chromosome 4, Setaria_viridis_v4.0, whole genome shotgun sequence DNA contains the following:
- the LOC117851220 gene encoding GDSL esterase/lipase EXL1: MASLTAGRGISGHAFCQVVLLLAVVLSPGVVHGSGSGGFEKISAILMFGDSIVDPGNNNHRLTEARANFPPYGQDFPGGVATGRFSNGLVPGDLLASKLGVKELLPPYLSDKLQPNDLLTGVAFASGGSGYDPLTSTLSTARSSAEQLELFHDYKEELAALVGEEEMTRVISQAVFFTIMGANDIVNNYFAVPLRRHDYDLPSYMDFLVSSAINFTTTLNVMGAKKIGIVGVPPLGCCPSQITLGGSPSRECEPSRNQASLLFNSKLSKEIERLNVERNSSGSKFVYIDIFYNLLDLIQNPAFYGFKEVNEGCCGSTVLSAAIFIAYHNACPNANDYIFWDGFHPTEKAYNIVVDKLIQQNRKYLV; the protein is encoded by the exons ATGGCGTCACTGACGGCCGGTAGAGGTATCAGCGGCCATGCTTTCTGCCAAGTCGTTCTGCTACTGGCGGTGGTGCTTTCCCCGGGAGTTGTCCATGGTTCAGGCTCCGGTGGGTTCGAAAAAATCTCGGCCATCCTCATGTTTGGCGACTCCATCGTCGATCCCGGCAACAACAACCACCGGCTGACAGAGGCGAGGGCCAACTTCCCTCCATACGGGCAGGACTTCCCCGGCGGAGTTGCCACCGGGAGATTCTCCAATGGTTTGGTCCCAGGGGACCTCTTAG CTTCTAAGTTGGGCGTTAAGGAGCTACTGCCTCCTTACCTTTCTGACAAGCTGCAACCGAATGACCTGCTCACTGGTGTGGCCTTTGCATCTGGAGGCAGCGGATATGATCCGCTCACATCTACACTCTCG ACTGCCAGGTCAAGTGCCGAGCAACTTGAATTATTCCATGACTACAAGGAGGAGCTAGCAGCTTTGGTTGGAGAGGAGGAGATGACACGTGTTATTTCTCAAGCCGTCTTCTTTACAATCATGGGGGCAAATGATATTGTAAATAACTATTTTGCAGTTCCTTTGAGACGTCATGACTATGACCTTCCTTCTTATATGGACTTTCTTGTCTCTTCAGCGATCAACTTCACAACG ACTCTGAACGTTATGGGAGCCAAGAAGATAGGAATTGTTGGTGTTCCACCATTGGGTTGTTGTCCTTCACAAATAACACTTGGAGGAAGTCCATCAAGGGAATGCGAGCCGTCAAGGAATCAAGCATCACTATTATTTAATTCAAAGCTCTCAAAGGAAATAGAGCGACTAAATGTAGAACGCAATAGTTCTGGATCAAAGTTTGTTTATATTGACATATTCTACAATTTACTCGATCTTATTCAGAATCCAGCTTTTTATG GATTCAAGGAGGTGAACGAAGGTTGCTGTGGTAGCACGGTGTTAAGTGCTGCCATATTCATTGCGTATCACAATGCATGTCCAAATGCAAATGATTATATTTTCTGGGACGGCTTCCATCCTACCGAGAAGGCCTACAACATTGTAGTCGACAAGCTCATCCAGCAAAACAGGAAGTACCTAGTTTGA